The following nucleotide sequence is from Mycobacteriales bacterium.
GTCTTCCGGGAACCCGGGGTCCCGATCCGGATCGAGGACGTCGACGTCGACGCGCCCGGCCCTCGCGAGGTCCTGGTCCGCACGGCGGCGGCCGGGGTCTGCCACAGCGACCTGAGCATCGTCGACGGGACGATCACCGCCCTGTACGGGCTGCCGATGGTGCTCGGGCACGAGTCCGCCGGTGTGGTCGAGGCCGTCGGCTCCGACGTAACCTACGTCGAGCCCGGCGATCACGTCGTGACCTGCCTGTCCATCTTCTGCGGCGAGTGCGAATACTGCCTGAGCGGACGCCCGGCGCTGTGCCCGCACGAGTCGCAGCGGCGTGCGTCCGGCGAGCGGCCCCGCCTGTCCCAGGCCGGCGTCGGGCTGACCCCGGCGTCGCAGCTGGGCTCCTTCGCCGAGAGGCTGCTCGTGCACGAGCACGCTGTGGTCAAGATCGACCGGGCCATGCCGCTGGACCTGGCGTCGGTGCTCGGCTGCGGGCTGACGACCGGCCTCGGCGCGGTCATCTACACCGCCGGCGTGCGGCCCGGCCAGACCGTCGCCGTGATCGGCTGCGGTGGTGTCGGGCTCGGCGCGGTCCAGGGGGCCCGGCTCAGCGGCGCCCGCCGGATCGTCGCCGTCGACCGGGTCGCGGCCCGCCTCGACCGGGCCGCCCGGCTGGGAGCGACGGACGTCATCGACGCGAGCCAGGGCGACGCGGTCGCCGCGGTGCTGGACCGTACGGGTGGGGTGGACCACGTGTTCGAGGCGGTCGGCCGGGCCGAGACCTGCCAGCAGGCGCTGAAGATGCTCGGCCGGGGTGGTCGCGTGACGATCATCGGCGTCATCACCACGCTGAAGCTGGAGATCTCCGGGGCCGACCTCATGTACGGGCGGTCGCTCGGCTGGTCGATGATGGGCTCGAATCGCTTCCGACTAGACATCCCCTACTACGTCGAGCTCTATCTCCAGGGCCGTCTGCAGCTCGACGACATTGTCACCGCACGCGTTCCTCTCCAGGACGTCAACGAAGCGCTGGCAGCACTGAGCCGCGCCGAAGGTGCCCGGACCGTTCTCCTGTTCGACCGATGACCTCGACCACCTCGCTCTGGGACAGGGGGCTTGCTCTGCCGGAACGTGTGCCCAGGGTCCGACGGCGGGATGCGGGTGGGCGCCACTTGAAAGGACCGGTGCCGGCGGACCGGGCGAGGACCCCGGACGTTGTCGACCGGGGCGAGATCGGCCGCAGGCGACCCTGAGGGGCTGTCTCCCCTGTCGGCGCGCCGGCCGGCCTACGCCCGCAACCGCCGGCCTCAGTCAGCGTGAGACGTTCGCCCGCCAGCCGCTGCACGCCGTCAGCGGCACCGCACGTGTGACGAGATCTCGTCTGGCTGGTGCCCCCTCCACTCCACGCCCATTCCGGTTGACGGACGGCTCCTCGGGCCGAGCGGCCCTGACGAGATCGTTGGTCGCAGCGATCGTTCAACGTGAGGGTGGGGTGTTCTGGCGGGGTTGGATCGTCATGCGCTCCTCATCGGCGTCCGTCGTGCGATGAAGATCTTTCGACCCGCTGCCCACGGTGGTCGCGTCTGATGTTCAGCGAATGTCGGACATTCTCCGACAGCGCGCCCGACGGCGGTGTCCTGCTGGTCTACTTTTCGGGCCACGGCGTGATGATTGATGAAGGCGTACCTGGTTCCTCAAGACGTTTCGGCAGCTCCGATGGCCCGATCCGAGCAGCCTCGTGCCGCTCGTACCCGACGACATGGGGAACCGTCGGGCGGACTTGTCTTATTCATCGTCGATGCATGCCGGGACCCCTCGGCCCGTCGCCGATGCTGCCGGCCGGCAGTGGCTCGCTGCCGTACGTCGCCGAGGCGGCTACTGAGGCGGCTGGACGGAGAACTCCTCGGGCGCTCTTTCGGCCAGGATGCCGTTCGTGGTGAGGCGGGCGCGGAAGCGGAGGGTCGCGCCGGGTGGGGCGTCGGCGAGGAGGCCGGTGGGCACGGCGACGTCGAGGTCGGTGCCGATGTACTGGGAGAGCAGGTCGGCGCGATCCGGGACCGGCTCGGCCTCCAGGAGGGTGAGGCGGACGGAGTCCCAGCCGGGCAGGGTGGGATGCGGCTGCCGGTCCAGGAGGCGGGCGGTGAGGCGGGTCAGGTTCTCGATCGCCTGGGACATGGCCTCAGCTCCTGGCGGCCGGTCGGTGGCCCGCGACCAGTCGCGCCAGCGCGGTGCTGATCGGCACGCCGGTGTGGGCCTGGTAGTAACTGTAGGCCGGCATCGGGTTCACCTCGAAGCACACCCAGCCGCCGTCGCCGTCGCGGCGCAGGTCGATCCCGCAGAAGGGGAGTTGCAGCAGCGCGGACAGCTCCAGGCAGCGTTCACGCACCTCCGGCGGCAGGTCGACCGAGGTCAGCTCGGCGGCGAGGCCGTCCTGGGCCGCGTACCGGTAGTCGACGGCGTCGCTGCGGACCGCGGTCGCGAAGGTCTCGGTGCCGACCACGTGCACGCGGACGTCCTGTCCGGACACGTACGACTGGAACTGGGCCGGCAGGTCCCGGACCGCCGGCAGCCGGGCCGCGGCCGTGTCGTCGAGCTCGCGGACGATCGAGCGGATGCCGCTGACCGACTTGTAGATCACCCGCCCGTGCCCGGCCCGGAACGCGGCGATCTCGTCCGGGTCGCTGCTAACGAGGGTGTCCGGCACGGCGAAGCCCGCCCGCGCGATCAGCTGGGCCTGGTACGGCTTGGAGCAGTTGGACTCCATCGCCGCCGGCCGGTTGATGACCAGGCCCGGCGCGTAGTCGAGCCACTCGACGAAGGCGCGTTGCAGGGTCTCGGCCCGCAGCCGGGTGATCTCGTCCCGCCAGTACGACGCCGGTTCCAGCGGCCGCGCGTAGACGCCCGTCGCCGCCTCGAGGGCGATCCGCCGGCGGTCCACCCACAGCTCGCCGCGGACCCCGGCCGGCCCGACCTCGACCATAAGGTGATGCCGGTCCAGGCGCGCCTGGTCGACCACGACGTAGTCCACGCCCAGCTCGGCCGCGGCCTCGACGGCCAGGGCGAGCGGCGGGTCGTCCTGCCGGCCGTAGAAGACGATCACCCCGGCACCGCCATCGGGACGGGCCGGTGGGCCGTGTCCAGCAGCAACCGAGCGGTGGCGTCGACCGCCCACCGGGTGCGCAGCGGCGGCACCGGATCGACCGCGACGACCTCGACGTCCTCGGACAGCAGGACGTCGAGCAGCGGGCAACCCGTCCGGACAGCCAGCCGCCGGCAGCCGGCGGCGATCGCGTCGGTCGGCGCGCCGGTGACCGAGTCGCCCACGACCGAGACCCGTACGGCCGGGCGCGGGGTCAGCTCGACCGGCGCGAACGAGCTCACGCCGGCGGCTCCCGGCCGGCCGGCCACGTCGCCACGGGTCGCGACTGTGCTCCCGCCGGCCAGGTCGCCCCGCGTCGCGACGACGCTCCGGCCGACCGGCAGCCCGCAGTCCAAGGCGAGCGCGAGCCAGGCCCGGGCGGAGGGCGGCCCGGCGACCGTCCCGTGTGGACCGACCGCGCCGATCGTCCGGTCCCGCAGGCCCAGCAGCCAGCTGCCGACCACCGCGTGCAGCTCGGAGTACGCGTAGTCGCGGTCCGCCGGCGGGGCCGACTCGAAGCCGGGCAGGCTCAGATACCGGATCCGGTGCAGCACCGCGCCGACGTCCTCGCTGCACAGCCGCGGGCCGCCGGCCGGCTCGACGACCGTGCGGGCGGTGCCGTCCGGCGCCACCCGGTGCGACCAGCGCGCCGCGGCCAGCCGCTCCGGCCGGACGAGCACCACCCGGGCCGGACCGGCGAGGGTAGCCACCGCGCGGGCCACCGCCGCCGCCCCGAGGTCCCGGGCGTGCGCCAGCACGACGACGGATCCGGTCACCGCGCCGGCCAGGTGTCGTACTCGCGCTTGGCGTCGCGGTCGCCCGTCGCCATCCGGTCCGGCGCGGTGCCGGTCGGGTAGCTGGGTCCGCCGGACAGTGTCGGGCGCAGCTCCGCCGGGATGAAGGGTTCGCCCCCGCCGGTCTGCTGACCGCCGAGGGCCTCCTCGAGCGCCGCCATCCGGGTCGAGAGGTCGGCCACGGCCTCGACGAGCGGATCGCCGCCGCCGGACAGCTCGCCGAACCCGCCGCCACCGCCGCCGGGCCGCTCGACCAGTTCCTTCGGACCCTTGCCCTCGCGGAGGTCCTTGATGTCCTTGACCGGGGTCTTGCCGCCGCCGTCGCGCAGGTCCTTCAGCGGCTTGCCGAGGCCACCGTCGCGAAGATCCTTGCCCTCCTTGAAGGGCTCCTTGCTCTCCTTGAACGGCTCCTTGCGGTCCTTGAACTCCTTGAACGGCTCCTTGCCGTCCTTGAGCTCCTTGCGCGGGTCCTTGCCGCAGCTGACGGAGACCGTCGCCGACATCACCGGGCCGGAGGCCGAGATGCCGGTGAGCGAGACGCAGGTGTCCTGCCCGGCGTACGACTTCGAGCCCGGCGTCGAGGAGCTCGTGAACGAGGTGTTGCCGCTGGTGCCGGGGTACGGATCGCCGGCGTCGCCGCGGTTGTGCGCGAGCTCGAGATCGCGCAGGCCGTCGGCCTCGACCAGACCGATGAAGTAGTGGTTCTCGTCGGTGTTCCCGGGCTGGTTCTCGTCGACGTGCCAGATGAGCAGGCCGTCGCCGGGCAGGGACGAGTCGTATCCGGTGCGCTGCCGGTTCTCGATCAGGAAGTATTCCGGGCCGCCGGCGCCGTCCTTCCACAGCCGGTGCACGTTGCGGCTGGTCTTCACGTCGGGCAGGGTCAGCGCGCCGGACGACGACACCGCGGTCGCGGACGCCCAGCCCTGGTCGACCTTGCACCACGCCGACGGGTGCGCCGGGACGTCGCCGCCGCCGCCCCACGAGCCGGCGCCCATCAGGCACCAGTTGCCGATGCCCTCGGATGTGCCGTCGGTGTCGTAGAGGTCCTTGAAGCCGAACAGCAGGTGGCCGAGCTCGTGGGCGCAGACGCCGATCTTCGCGTCCTCCGGGATCGTCAGGTAGCCGAAGATCTGGGTGCCATCCGCCGCGTAAGCACTTGGCAGCGTCCACTTGTGCGACCAGATGTCGCCGGAGTTGCCCGTCGCCTCACCGCCGCCGCCGGCGTGCACGACGACGAACGCGTCAACGAAGCCGTTGCCGTCGTTGTCGAACGGCGCGTAGTTCACCAGCGGGTCGGCGGCCTGCGCGGCGTCCTGGGCCATGATGTTGGCCCGGGCGACGCCGGTGGGCCGGCCGATGCCGAAGTTGCCGTTGGCATACCAGGCCAGCGTCTGCGGCATTCGCAGCGGACCGACGGTCTGGCCGACGATGTCGACGAGGCCGCCGGTGACCTCCTGGTAGTACTCCTTGACGCTGCCGTGCGGCAGCACGCCGGTGGAGAAGAACACGTCGTCGAAGTGCGCCGTGCTGGCGGCCATCTGGTGGTCGGAGAAGTCGACCAGCACGACGATGACGCGGACGCTGCCGCGCAGCGGCGCCCGCTCGGCCGCCGCCCGCTGCATGGTCTCGGCCGAGGTGCCGAGTGGGAAGCTGGCGGGCGGGATGATCACGCCGTCGTCGAAGCCGAGCATGCGCGGCTGCCGCGCGATGTCCAGCTGGGCCGCGAGCGGGCTGTCGTTCTCCGCCCTCAACCGCTCCAGCTCCGCGCGCACCCGCTCGTTGAGCTCCGGACTCGGCGCCACCGCGCAGAAGTCTTGCCCCATGACTGCTCCCCCTCGGTGTCGCGCGGGCCTCCGTCGGCCCGCGGCGATACCTGTCTGAGCCCCCCGGGCCCGACGTGGATACGTCAGAAGTGTGCCCCTGAGGGCAGAGTCCGGGGCTGGTCCGGCACCCGGGACTCGGCTGAGACCACCATCCTCAGTGGACAGACGTCGTACTCGTGTGGAGCGCCCCGGCGGCATGGTGTGCGATCGTGACACTGGGGTCTGCTGCACGAACCGGTGACAGTTTGACCTGCCCTCTGACCTGGGTTCCAGTGCCGGTGGTGAGTCGTCAGGCGGGGATGTTGTTGTCGGACAGTTGCTCGTACTCGGTTGGGGTTCGGTGGCCGAGGGCGGAGTGGCGTCGCTGGCGGTTGTGGAAGATTTCGATGTACTCGAAGATCGCGCTCGCCCAGCTCGACCCTGGTCTTCCACTTCTTGCGGTTGAGCAGTTCGATCTGCATGGAGGACCAAAGCTTTCGATCATGGCGTTGTCGAGGCCGTCGCCGACGCTGCCGAACGAGGGCATCAGACCAGCCTGGACCCCGTGATCGGCGTGAACGATCCCGCCGGGCGCGGGTCGCCGGTTGCGGATCGCCATGTCCAGGGCGTTGATCACCAACGTCGAGTCCTGCCGGGAGTCGATGGACCAGCCGACGATGCGCCGGCTGTACGCGTCCAGCACCGCCGCGCAGAACAGCTTCCCTTCCCTCGTCGGATGCTCCGTGATGTCGGTGACCCACAGCTCGTTGGGATGCAGCCGGTGGAACTTGCGGTTGACCAGATCATCGGCAGTCACCACTCCGCGCAGCCGCTTGACCCGGGCGCCGTTGCTGGACAGCTGGGGCAGAGTGAGCATCGGCACGGCGACGCGCAGCCCGAACAGTGCGGTGAAGCCGCCGAAGCCCGCCACCGCCGAGAGCAGTGCCAGCCCGAACGCGGCCACGGACGCCACGAGCAGGGTCAGCACTGGTGTTCTCCGGCGGTGCTAGGTCGGTGCGTCCCGGTCAGCCCGGTGAGCCTGGACAGGGCGGCGAATCCGTCATCGGTGCCGGGCCAGTGCGCCCGCACCGCGCCGATCCCGGCCCGGGCGGCCTTGCTCGAAGACCGCCCGGTCGGCGGCATGGCGCGGGCGCGGCGAGACAGCGGTACATCGTGCCGGCCGGGCCGGTCAGCGCGGGCAGTCGCTGTCATCTGTCGCTGACAGCCCATGAGCGGCATACTTCGGGCGGCCGCCGGATCCGGCGGCGTCGACCTCGACGAGCCGTCCGCGACGGCGCGGGCGGGGAGGGGGACTTCATGGGTTCAACTCATCGACGCTGGCAGGCGCTTCTCGCGCCACTGGCTGTCGCCATCACCTCGGCGGCGATGATCATCACCGTCCCGACCGCCGCCAGCGCGGCACCAAGCGCGGGCAACACCGGCCTGCTCCGTACGGTTTCGAAGGGAACGGCCCTGCCGTTCCCGAGCGGGCAGACCGTCGGTACCCCCGCCGGGGTGCAGAGTCCGGAGATCCCCCGCGACCCGGACGAGCGCGACCCGAGTGTGAGCGTGCGGCGGACGGCCGCGACGATATCCCCGGCGGGCGTCCCGGTCGTCCGTCCCGTCCCGGTGACCGGCTCGACCGGTCTGGTCCGCTCGTTCCACGGGCTGGACGGCTTCGACCAGCGGTTCGCCAACGGAGGAAATCAGTTCTCGGTCGAGCCGCCGGATCAGGGGATGTGCGTCGGCGCCCGGAACGTCATCGAGATGACCAACGACGTCCTGCAGGTGTTCACCAAGACCGGCTCGGCGGCCAGCC
It contains:
- a CDS encoding Zn-dependent alcohol dehydrogenase; protein product: VFREPGVPIRIEDVDVDAPGPREVLVRTAAAGVCHSDLSIVDGTITALYGLPMVLGHESAGVVEAVGSDVTYVEPGDHVVTCLSIFCGECEYCLSGRPALCPHESQRRASGERPRLSQAGVGLTPASQLGSFAERLLVHEHAVVKIDRAMPLDLASVLGCGLTTGLGAVIYTAGVRPGQTVAVIGCGGVGLGAVQGARLSGARRIVAVDRVAARLDRAARLGATDVIDASQGDAVAAVLDRTGGVDHVFEAVGRAETCQQALKMLGRGGRVTIIGVITTLKLEISGADLMYGRSLGWSMMGSNRFRLDIPYYVELYLQGRLQLDDIVTARVPLQDVNEALAALSRAEGARTVLLFDR
- a CDS encoding M6 family metalloprotease domain-containing protein, with translation MGQDFCAVAPSPELNERVRAELERLRAENDSPLAAQLDIARQPRMLGFDDGVIIPPASFPLGTSAETMQRAAAERAPLRGSVRVIVVLVDFSDHQMAASTAHFDDVFFSTGVLPHGSVKEYYQEVTGGLVDIVGQTVGPLRMPQTLAWYANGNFGIGRPTGVARANIMAQDAAQAADPLVNYAPFDNDGNGFVDAFVVVHAGGGGEATGNSGDIWSHKWTLPSAYAADGTQIFGYLTIPEDAKIGVCAHELGHLLFGFKDLYDTDGTSEGIGNWCLMGAGSWGGGGDVPAHPSAWCKVDQGWASATAVSSSGALTLPDVKTSRNVHRLWKDGAGGPEYFLIENRQRTGYDSSLPGDGLLIWHVDENQPGNTDENHYFIGLVEADGLRDLELAHNRGDAGDPYPGTSGNTSFTSSSTPGSKSYAGQDTCVSLTGISASGPVMSATVSVSCGKDPRKELKDGKEPFKEFKDRKEPFKESKEPFKEGKDLRDGGLGKPLKDLRDGGGKTPVKDIKDLREGKGPKELVERPGGGGGGFGELSGGGDPLVEAVADLSTRMAALEEALGGQQTGGGEPFIPAELRPTLSGGPSYPTGTAPDRMATGDRDAKREYDTWPAR